The following are encoded in a window of Neomicrococcus lactis genomic DNA:
- a CDS encoding sugar phosphate nucleotidyltransferase, with product MRYSPVRSNPRVLALLLAGGQGSRLAPLTEARSKPAMPFAGTYRLIDFALSNLANSGIRNVWVVEQYKPFELNQHLANGRPWDLDGTYEGLRILPPFEGSERDGFAEGNAHAIYQQIPKLKESGAEHVIVMSCDHVYQLDLRPVLAQHEETDADVTIVTTTVDDNPTRYSVVTVDKNSRITDFQYKPDNPNGNTVATEVFVYKTSVLIETLERLAQESAKASKDADDASDEGSSIGEQLGDYGERLLPALVDGGRAFAYPLHGYWKDLGTVDAYFGAHMQLLDGNGVQLGDPDWPIMTNTIGLPPAFIDHTATIGHSLVSAGARVSGTVEHSVIGPGVTIENGATVSRCILLGDNHVKKGAVLESVIADIGADFEDGRVGETKPGPGNITIVQPASPGIG from the coding sequence GTGAGATATTCGCCCGTCCGATCCAACCCGCGCGTCCTGGCGCTCCTCTTGGCCGGTGGCCAGGGAAGCCGGTTAGCCCCGTTGACGGAAGCGCGCTCCAAGCCTGCGATGCCCTTTGCCGGAACGTATCGGCTCATCGACTTCGCGCTCTCCAACCTGGCGAATTCGGGCATCCGCAATGTGTGGGTGGTGGAGCAATACAAGCCGTTCGAACTCAATCAGCATCTTGCTAATGGCCGCCCGTGGGACCTCGACGGCACCTATGAAGGCCTACGAATCCTGCCGCCTTTTGAAGGAAGCGAGCGCGACGGGTTCGCCGAAGGCAACGCTCACGCGATCTATCAGCAGATTCCAAAGCTCAAGGAATCTGGCGCGGAACACGTCATCGTCATGAGCTGCGATCACGTGTACCAGTTGGACCTTCGCCCCGTGCTGGCTCAGCACGAAGAAACGGATGCGGACGTCACCATCGTGACCACCACTGTGGATGACAACCCAACCCGCTACAGCGTCGTGACGGTGGACAAGAACTCCCGTATCACCGATTTTCAGTACAAACCAGACAACCCAAACGGGAACACCGTGGCCACGGAAGTGTTCGTCTACAAGACTTCCGTGCTGATTGAGACGCTGGAGCGCTTGGCGCAAGAATCGGCGAAAGCATCCAAAGACGCAGACGACGCTTCAGACGAGGGTTCGTCCATTGGTGAGCAGCTCGGCGACTACGGCGAGCGCCTTCTGCCCGCTCTCGTAGACGGTGGCCGCGCCTTCGCCTACCCGCTCCACGGGTACTGGAAAGATCTGGGTACCGTCGACGCGTATTTCGGTGCCCACATGCAATTGCTCGACGGCAACGGCGTCCAACTCGGGGACCCCGACTGGCCCATCATGACTAACACCATCGGTTTGCCACCCGCTTTTATCGACCACACCGCCACTATCGGGCACTCGCTGGTTTCCGCGGGCGCACGCGTGTCCGGCACTGTGGAGCACAGCGTCATTGGCCCAGGTGTCACCATCGAAAACGGAGCGACCGTGTCTCGATGCATCTTGCTTGGCGACAACCACGTCAAGAAGGGCGCCGTCTTGGAGTCGGTGATCGCGGACATCGGCGCGGACTTCGAAGACGGCCGGGTGGGCGAAACAAAGCCGGGTCCGGGCAACATCACCATCGTTCAACCGGCCTCCCCTGGCATAGGCTGA
- a CDS encoding GNAT family N-acetyltransferase yields the protein MTGSEPRILSIHFKDNRIDAIDGGIVDEGSKWILLAAVRGGARRNGHVLIRRKHVRKMVPVGKFTNLAATVVGSWPPAPLVDADGNSVDLDLDHGHLDLAELSRTAPVLGFHYERRKGEGLVDGVPVDFENDDDAALCFRIVTDDGRVHSSVTELKRSALIALEIGSSRLVKLAAKMNEANSEPAASTVEIISASKAVPVKSTPFLIRLANFKDVPGIQALHQRGGFAPPSPRFLERVMVDENSMVIVAVDLEDHVVAWAKTNYIPASVAEPAGYYLTGVRVDDQHRRIGLAREMAAARLAWLRRRTDTVYASVPAPNQPARRYLSAVGFTEIPRATPRTSPTDSVLLELDFTDEAAL from the coding sequence GTGACCGGTTCTGAGCCGCGCATCCTCAGCATCCACTTCAAGGACAATCGCATTGACGCTATCGACGGCGGAATCGTTGACGAAGGCAGCAAATGGATTCTGTTGGCTGCTGTCCGTGGTGGCGCCCGCCGCAACGGACACGTCTTGATCCGCCGCAAGCATGTTCGCAAGATGGTGCCAGTAGGAAAGTTCACGAACCTCGCCGCAACCGTGGTGGGCAGCTGGCCGCCCGCCCCGCTCGTCGACGCTGACGGGAACTCCGTGGACCTCGACCTTGATCACGGCCATCTGGATCTCGCAGAGCTTTCCCGCACCGCACCCGTGCTGGGATTCCACTACGAACGCCGTAAGGGCGAAGGCTTAGTGGACGGCGTTCCGGTTGATTTTGAGAACGACGACGACGCAGCCTTGTGTTTCCGAATCGTCACCGATGATGGTCGCGTACATTCATCCGTCACCGAGTTGAAACGGTCGGCCTTGATCGCGCTGGAGATCGGCTCATCCCGTCTTGTGAAGCTTGCCGCAAAAATGAACGAGGCCAACAGCGAACCTGCTGCGAGCACGGTTGAAATCATCAGCGCCAGCAAAGCTGTGCCTGTGAAGTCCACACCGTTCTTGATTCGTCTCGCGAATTTCAAGGATGTCCCCGGAATTCAGGCCCTGCACCAACGCGGAGGGTTCGCGCCACCATCGCCGCGGTTCCTCGAACGAGTCATGGTTGATGAAAACTCCATGGTGATCGTCGCAGTGGACCTAGAAGACCACGTGGTGGCGTGGGCAAAAACCAACTACATCCCAGCATCCGTCGCTGAACCAGCCGGCTACTACCTCACCGGTGTGCGCGTCGATGACCAACACCGACGGATCGGGCTCGCTCGAGAAATGGCAGCTGCCCGCTTAGCCTGGCTGCGTCGTCGTACTGATACCGTCTATGCGAGCGTTCCGGCGCCCAACCAACCCGCGAGGCGCTATCTCAGCGCTGTGGGATTCACCGAAATCCCCCGCGCCACCCCGCGCACCAGTCCAACTGATTCCGTCTTGCTGGAACTCGACTTTACCGATGAGGCGGCACTCTAA
- a CDS encoding pseudouridine synthase: MKSPLPVRNGVNATRLRLPRAGEGPWLTVMDYVLFRFGHVDPDGIVQRFEVGEVVALDGSAFTPHTPLGLHEFLWYYRDLPTEPHLPVEEHIIFEDEHLVAVDKPHFLPTTPGGRYVQESALVRLRNRLGIPDLIPMHRLDRATAGVVLFSKNPESRGAYQVLFEKRKITKRYQAVSVVEAERIDWLQGCFPLVYKNRMSKEKGYLLSRMSEGPANARTRISIREVGPSQGERYGTAILWDLDPHTGKTHQLRVHLAALGCGILHDPFYPVLLDEAPDDFTRPLQLLASSISFADPFTGETRRFDSKLRLSAAPLETGR, from the coding sequence ATGAAATCTCCCCTCCCCGTGCGCAACGGGGTCAATGCCACTCGCCTGCGCTTGCCGCGCGCGGGTGAAGGCCCGTGGCTGACGGTCATGGACTATGTGCTGTTCCGGTTTGGGCACGTAGATCCAGATGGCATTGTGCAGCGCTTTGAAGTCGGCGAAGTGGTGGCGCTCGACGGCAGCGCGTTCACTCCGCACACGCCGCTGGGCCTGCACGAGTTCCTTTGGTACTACCGCGACTTGCCCACCGAGCCGCATTTGCCGGTGGAAGAGCACATCATTTTTGAGGACGAACACCTCGTCGCCGTGGACAAGCCGCACTTCTTGCCGACGACGCCGGGCGGACGCTACGTGCAGGAGTCTGCGCTGGTCAGGTTGAGGAATCGGCTGGGAATTCCGGATCTTATTCCGATGCACCGCTTGGACAGGGCGACCGCTGGCGTGGTGCTGTTTTCCAAGAATCCGGAGTCGCGGGGCGCGTATCAAGTGCTCTTTGAAAAGCGGAAGATCACCAAGCGATATCAAGCGGTCAGTGTGGTGGAGGCGGAACGGATCGATTGGTTGCAGGGTTGCTTCCCGCTGGTCTACAAGAACCGGATGAGTAAGGAAAAGGGCTACTTGCTCTCGCGCATGAGCGAAGGTCCGGCGAATGCTCGCACGCGGATTTCCATTCGCGAGGTGGGACCCAGCCAGGGCGAGCGCTACGGAACCGCGATCTTGTGGGATCTGGACCCGCACACGGGCAAGACGCATCAACTGCGCGTGCATTTGGCCGCATTGGGGTGCGGGATTCTGCATGACCCGTTCTATCCCGTGTTGCTGGACGAAGCACCGGATGATTTCACGCGGCCGCTCCAGTTGTTGGCGTCCAGCATCTCGTTTGCTGATCCGTTCACTGGTGAGACGCGGCGTTTTGACTCAAAGCTCCGGCTCTCAGCAGCCCCGCTCGAAACGGGGCGCTAA
- a CDS encoding DedA family protein: MDAPTNEYGAWYYPLMLFLVAIDASIPPTPSELFVLGAGPLVASGSLLLVPAYLAAFLGCWLGDIALFYAFRLRLTHFLDRFTWGRWVHRNALRLTRKLGADATHAGLIGVRFLSGGRTAAVVASALGGVTVRPFIFYTGVGSAIWAAYMMTIGYFVGNTTGLPAWASAGIGMVVGTLIGVVFAMLLAFFRKLRGVGPR; the protein is encoded by the coding sequence ATGGACGCACCAACCAACGAATACGGCGCTTGGTACTACCCGCTCATGCTGTTTTTGGTGGCGATCGACGCTTCGATCCCACCGACTCCGAGCGAGCTCTTTGTTCTCGGCGCGGGTCCGCTGGTGGCGTCCGGTTCGTTGCTGTTGGTGCCCGCCTATCTGGCCGCATTTTTGGGGTGTTGGCTAGGCGATATAGCGCTGTTTTATGCCTTCAGACTACGACTCACGCACTTTTTGGATCGCTTCACGTGGGGGCGCTGGGTTCACCGAAATGCCTTGCGGCTCACGCGAAAGCTGGGCGCCGACGCAACCCATGCGGGCTTGATCGGCGTGCGGTTCCTCTCGGGTGGCCGAACGGCAGCCGTGGTAGCTTCAGCATTGGGTGGCGTCACCGTTAGACCCTTCATCTTCTACACAGGTGTTGGGTCAGCAATTTGGGCCGCGTACATGATGACTATTGGATACTTTGTAGGGAACACTACCGGCCTCCCCGCTTGGGCCTCCGCCGGGATTGGCATGGTTGTGGGTACTCTAATAGGTGTAGTTTTTGCGATGCTGCTTGCATTTTTTCGTAAGCTGAGGGGAGTTGGACCGCGATGA